A genomic region of Halomonas aestuarii contains the following coding sequences:
- the cynS gene encoding cyanase, translated as MDKLEMRHTLLAAKARKQLTWEEIGKSIGMSPVWVASACYGMNSATPDAAKKICQVLDAEPDVAAALEAFPTKAWDEAIPQDPLIYRLYEVVGVYGETLKDVIQEKFGDGIMSAIDFSMEVDKVEDPKGDRVLLTLNGKFLPYKAW; from the coding sequence ATGGATAAGCTCGAGATGCGCCACACCCTGCTCGCCGCCAAGGCCCGCAAGCAACTGACCTGGGAAGAGATCGGAAAGAGCATCGGCATGTCGCCGGTCTGGGTGGCGTCGGCCTGCTACGGCATGAACAGCGCCACCCCGGACGCCGCCAAGAAGATCTGCCAGGTGCTGGATGCCGAGCCGGACGTCGCCGCCGCCCTGGAGGCCTTCCCCACCAAGGCCTGGGACGAGGCCATCCCCCAGGACCCGCTGATCTACCGCCTCTACGAGGTGGTGGGCGTCTACGGCGAGACCCTCAAGGACGTGATCCAGGAGAAGTTCGGCGACGGCATCATGAGCGCCATCGACTTCTCCATGGAGGTGGACAAGGTCGAGGACCCGAAGGGCGATCGCGTCCTGCTGACCCTCAACGGCAAGTTCCTGCCCTACAAGGCCTGGTGA
- a CDS encoding fasciclin domain-containing protein: MKTFTNPVTHFFAAGAVALFVAGCAQADHHGMKQKDIVDTAVEAGQFETLVAAVQAADLVDTLKSEGPFTVFAPTDEAFAALPEGTVEDLLKPENKETLQAVLTYHVVPGKIMAADAMAADSATTVQGQDITITTMDGSVMIDDATVISADIGASNGVIHVIDSVLMPE; this comes from the coding sequence ATGAAGACCTTCACCAATCCCGTGACTCATTTCTTTGCCGCCGGTGCGGTAGCTCTGTTCGTCGCCGGCTGCGCCCAGGCCGATCACCATGGCATGAAGCAGAAGGACATCGTCGACACCGCCGTCGAGGCGGGGCAGTTCGAGACCCTGGTGGCTGCGGTGCAGGCGGCCGACCTGGTCGATACGCTGAAGAGCGAAGGGCCCTTCACCGTCTTCGCCCCCACCGACGAGGCCTTCGCCGCCCTGCCGGAAGGCACCGTCGAGGATCTCCTCAAGCCGGAGAACAAGGAGACCCTGCAGGCCGTGCTGACCTATCACGTCGTGCCCGGCAAGATCATGGCCGCCGATGCCATGGCGGCCGACAGCGCCACCACCGTGCAGGGCCAGGACATCACCATCACCACCATGGATGGTAGCGTCATGATCGACGACGCCACCGTGATCTCGGCCGACATCGGTGCCAGCAACGGCGTCATCCACGTGATCGACAGCGTGCTGATGCCCGAGTGA
- a CDS encoding YqfO family protein, with protein MYKLAFFVPVEDAEAVKEAVFASGAGRIGDYEACCFQTPGTGQFRPLSGADPHIGRVGDLARVEELKVELVCEDGLIREAVAALKAAHPYEEPAYDVWKLETW; from the coding sequence ATGTACAAGTTGGCCTTCTTCGTGCCCGTGGAGGACGCCGAGGCCGTCAAGGAGGCCGTGTTCGCCTCCGGGGCGGGACGCATCGGCGACTACGAGGCGTGCTGTTTCCAGACCCCGGGCACCGGGCAATTCCGCCCGCTGTCGGGCGCCGACCCGCATATCGGCCGGGTCGGCGACCTGGCGCGGGTCGAGGAGCTCAAGGTGGAGCTGGTCTGCGAGGATGGGCTGATCCGCGAGGCGGTGGCGGCCCTAAAGGCGGCCCACCCCTACGAGGAGCCGGCCTACGACGTCTGGAAGCTGGAGACCTGGTGA
- a CDS encoding M15 family metallopeptidase produces MNRTDVRTLQRFLKESGSYQGKIDGLRGPKTLAAMKTTLKAHADLLPAGADAWSDKRRAVACLQVACRLRKIEVGPIDGLWGPQTDHATEVLATIQETGKPPAPWRDQEPLDANPNGWYREAELKEALGSPTRKPPMVVVPCPWQLCLAWDLGTHPSGIGCHEMVADSLSRILTRVNDHYGPEQLREMGLHRYGGCYNKRRKRGGTSWSTHAWGIAIDWDPSHNRLKWGRDRARLAQPEYDTWWKIWEEEGWVSLGRTRNFDWMHVQAAKL; encoded by the coding sequence ATGAACAGGACAGACGTCCGGACCCTTCAGCGGTTCCTCAAGGAGAGCGGCAGCTACCAGGGCAAGATCGACGGCCTTCGCGGCCCGAAGACCCTCGCCGCGATGAAGACCACCCTCAAGGCCCATGCCGACCTGCTGCCGGCGGGGGCCGACGCCTGGAGCGACAAGCGGCGCGCCGTCGCCTGCCTGCAGGTCGCCTGCCGGCTGCGCAAGATCGAGGTCGGCCCCATCGACGGCCTGTGGGGCCCCCAGACCGACCATGCCACCGAGGTACTGGCCACCATCCAGGAGACCGGCAAGCCGCCCGCCCCCTGGCGCGACCAGGAGCCGCTGGATGCCAATCCCAACGGCTGGTACCGGGAAGCGGAGCTCAAGGAGGCGCTGGGTTCACCGACCCGCAAGCCGCCGATGGTGGTGGTCCCCTGCCCCTGGCAGCTCTGCCTCGCCTGGGACCTCGGCACCCACCCGAGCGGGATCGGCTGTCACGAGATGGTGGCCGACAGCCTGTCGCGCATCCTCACGCGAGTGAACGATCACTACGGCCCCGAGCAGCTCAGGGAGATGGGGCTTCACCGCTACGGCGGCTGCTACAACAAGCGGCGCAAGCGGGGCGGCACCTCCTGGTCGACCCATGCCTGGGGCATCGCCATCGACTGGGATCCCTCTCACAACAGGCTCAAGTGGGGGCGCGACCGCGCCCGTCTGGCCCAGCCGGAATACGACACCTGGTGGAAGATCTGGGAGGAAGAGGGCTGGGTCAGCCTCGGCCGCACGCGCAACTTCGACTGGATGCACGTGCAGGCGGCCAAGCTCTGA
- a CDS encoding fructosamine kinase family protein → MERSLQRLLASAGLTPRGEPRPLGGGDIAEVHRLATDQGAVVIKRDDPERLSGEADGLRALRDAGTRLVVPEVLAEGDGWLVMEALETGGSRRDEASLGEGLRDLHACVGDAHGWPRDNACGHTPQPNAPMADGRAFQRERRLLPLAEACQARGRMGGDLRHRLEAVAHGLEAWLPDAPASLVHGDLWSGNVLFTTRGPAIIDPAVYRHYPEVDLAMLTLFGSPGEAFFEAYWNGNRPGDWPRREVLFQLYPLLNHLLMFGSGYRGAVERTLGRLEAEAG, encoded by the coding sequence ATGGAACGGTCTCTGCAGCGCCTGCTGGCCTCGGCCGGCCTCACGCCACGGGGGGAGCCTCGGCCCCTGGGCGGCGGCGACATCGCCGAGGTCCATCGCCTGGCGACCGACCAGGGGGCGGTGGTGATCAAGCGCGACGACCCCGAGCGGCTCTCTGGTGAGGCCGATGGCCTGAGGGCGCTGCGCGATGCCGGCACCCGGCTGGTCGTGCCCGAGGTGCTGGCCGAGGGCGATGGCTGGCTGGTGATGGAGGCGCTGGAGACGGGGGGCTCACGCCGGGACGAGGCGAGCCTGGGGGAGGGGCTGCGAGACCTTCACGCCTGCGTCGGCGACGCCCATGGCTGGCCGCGCGACAACGCCTGCGGCCACACCCCACAGCCCAATGCGCCGATGGCCGACGGTCGCGCCTTCCAGCGCGAGCGTCGCCTGCTGCCCCTCGCCGAGGCCTGCCAGGCGCGGGGGCGGATGGGCGGCGACCTGCGCCATCGCCTCGAGGCCGTCGCCCACGGGCTCGAGGCCTGGCTGCCGGACGCCCCGGCGAGCCTCGTCCATGGCGATCTGTGGTCGGGCAACGTGCTCTTCACGACCCGGGGGCCGGCGATCATCGACCCGGCGGTCTATCGCCACTATCCCGAGGTGGACCTGGCCATGCTGACGCTGTTCGGCTCGCCGGGTGAGGCGTTCTTCGAGGCCTACTGGAACGGAAACCGCCCCGGCGATTGGCCGAGGCGGGAAGTCCTGTTCCAGTTGTATCCGCTGCTGAATCACCTGCTGATGTTCGGCAGCGGCTACCGGGGCGCCGTGGAGCGCACGCTGGGAAGGCTCGAGGCGGAAGCCGGCTGA
- a CDS encoding PAS domain-containing sensor histidine kinase, whose product MAGDAGKPEDERLRARCLALEAKNAELEADNAALVERNATLEEEKRHYRWLADSTTDLISRHARDGTFLYASTACRSLLGYEPEELVGVCAYELFHPADLDDLLNKSPRVYYHDGFYQQTYRFRARDGHYVWFETTSRTRRDPATGELLDILCVSRDVGRRIHAEANRERLARVVESTTDYVLFIDGDERIFTSNEAARRLLARPRQGSRDDDHLSLEQAYTRESLAVLREIVLPAVARYGSWSGELAMQGPRGPVPVLSVVMAHHGPAAEPDHLSLINRDIGLRKATEAQERRHQEQIAHANRLATTGELASNIAHELNQPLGAIANYASGALMQLADDPTRPAGDLALPLERISEQVQRLADRLRHIRTFVRKGQTRPRPVALLEVVDAACRLCEWQFQQAGVALEHELPEALPRVQADPVALEQVLVNLLLNALEASRDHPGADRVLIRARRTGPREVRFTVSDRGPGVPEAQRAQVFAPFHSGRPEGLGMGLAISHSLMEAMGGRLVLAPAGGSGGATFAGTLLAEPGPLPPAR is encoded by the coding sequence ATGGCGGGCGACGCCGGGAAACCAGAGGACGAGCGGCTCAGGGCGCGCTGCTTGGCGCTGGAAGCGAAAAATGCCGAGCTGGAGGCCGACAACGCCGCGCTCGTCGAGCGCAACGCGACCCTGGAGGAGGAGAAGCGCCACTACCGGTGGCTGGCCGACAGCACCACCGACCTGATCTCCCGCCACGCCCGGGATGGCACCTTCCTCTACGCCTCGACGGCATGCCGGTCGCTGCTCGGCTACGAGCCCGAGGAACTGGTCGGCGTCTGTGCCTACGAGCTCTTCCATCCCGCGGACCTCGATGACCTGCTCAACAAGTCGCCGCGGGTCTACTACCACGACGGCTTCTACCAGCAGACCTACCGCTTCCGGGCCAGGGACGGGCACTACGTCTGGTTCGAGACCACCAGCCGCACCCGCCGAGACCCCGCCACCGGCGAGCTGCTCGACATCCTCTGCGTCTCCCGGGACGTGGGACGGCGCATCCACGCCGAGGCCAACCGCGAACGCCTGGCCCGGGTGGTGGAGTCGACCACCGACTACGTGCTGTTCATCGACGGCGACGAGCGCATCTTCACCTCCAACGAGGCCGCCCGCCGACTGCTGGCCCGCCCCCGCCAGGGCTCTCGGGACGACGACCACCTCTCCCTCGAGCAGGCCTACACCCGCGAGTCCCTTGCCGTGCTGCGCGAGATCGTGCTGCCCGCCGTGGCCCGCTACGGCTCCTGGAGCGGCGAGCTGGCGATGCAGGGCCCCCGCGGGCCCGTGCCGGTGCTCAGCGTGGTGATGGCCCACCACGGCCCCGCCGCCGAGCCCGACCACCTCTCGCTGATCAACCGCGACATCGGCCTGCGCAAGGCCACCGAGGCCCAGGAACGCCGCCACCAGGAGCAGATCGCCCACGCCAACCGCCTGGCGACCACCGGGGAGCTCGCCTCCAACATCGCCCACGAGCTCAACCAGCCGCTGGGCGCCATCGCCAACTACGCCAGCGGCGCGCTGATGCAGCTGGCCGACGACCCGACCCGCCCGGCCGGCGACCTGGCCCTGCCGCTGGAGCGGATCAGCGAGCAGGTCCAGCGCCTCGCCGACCGGCTTCGCCATATCCGCACCTTCGTGCGCAAGGGCCAGACCCGGCCGCGGCCGGTGGCGCTGCTCGAGGTGGTGGACGCCGCCTGCCGCCTGTGCGAATGGCAGTTCCAGCAGGCCGGGGTGGCGCTCGAGCACGAGCTGCCCGAGGCGCTGCCCCGGGTGCAGGCCGACCCGGTGGCCCTGGAGCAGGTGCTGGTCAACCTGCTGCTCAACGCCCTGGAGGCGAGCCGCGATCACCCCGGCGCCGACCGGGTGCTGATCCGCGCCCGGCGCACGGGCCCTCGGGAGGTCCGCTTCACCGTCAGCGACCGGGGCCCCGGCGTACCGGAGGCACAGCGCGCGCAGGTCTTTGCCCCCTTCCACTCCGGACGCCCGGAGGGGCTCGGCATGGGGCTCGCCATCAGCCATTCGCTGATGGAGGCCATGGGCGGCCGCCTGGTACTGGCGCCGGCCGGCGGTTCCGGCGGCGCCACCTTTGCCGGTACACTGCTCGCCGAGCCCGGGCCGCTGCCGCCGGCCCGGTGA
- a CDS encoding YtoQ family protein, with protein MSFTVYLSGEIHTDWRDEIKRGAEAAGLDVVFTAPVTDHDASDAAGDHLGETPSQFWRDHQSSKVNAIRTKTLIEQSDLVVVRFGDQYKQWNAAFDAGYCAALGKPYVTLHGESIIHPLKEVDAAAMAWATTTDQVVEILRYVLKA; from the coding sequence ATGAGCTTTACCGTCTACCTCTCCGGCGAGATCCACACCGACTGGCGCGACGAGATCAAGCGCGGCGCCGAGGCCGCCGGACTCGACGTCGTCTTCACCGCCCCGGTCACCGATCACGACGCCAGCGATGCCGCCGGCGACCACCTGGGCGAGACCCCCAGCCAGTTCTGGCGCGACCACCAGTCGTCCAAGGTGAACGCCATCCGCACCAAGACCCTGATCGAGCAGAGCGATCTCGTGGTGGTGCGCTTCGGCGACCAGTACAAGCAGTGGAATGCCGCCTTCGATGCCGGCTACTGCGCCGCGCTGGGCAAGCCCTACGTCACCCTGCACGGCGAGTCGATCATCCACCCGCTGAAGGAGGTCGATGCGGCGGCCATGGCCTGGGCCACCACCACCGATCAGGTGGTCGAGATCCTGCGCTACGTCCTCAAGGCCTGA
- a CDS encoding NUDIX hydrolase, whose amino-acid sequence MNFCSHCGHTVRFAIPSGDDRPRYCCDECGTIHYQNPRIVAGTLPVSGSRVLLCRRAISPRKGYWTLPAGYMENAETTVEAAARETREEACAEVEIHGLYTLINLPHINQVYMIFRADLDGGFDAGPESLEVALFEEHEIPWGELAFPTIERTLRHFYDDRREDAFPLHVSDITPEDRERYFGSA is encoded by the coding sequence ATGAACTTCTGCAGCCACTGTGGCCATACCGTGCGCTTCGCGATCCCTTCCGGGGACGATCGCCCCCGCTACTGCTGCGACGAGTGCGGGACCATCCACTACCAGAATCCGCGCATCGTCGCCGGCACCCTGCCGGTGAGCGGCAGCCGGGTGCTGCTCTGTCGCCGGGCCATCTCCCCTCGCAAGGGGTACTGGACCCTGCCGGCGGGCTACATGGAGAACGCCGAGACCACCGTCGAGGCGGCGGCCCGGGAGACCCGCGAGGAGGCCTGCGCGGAGGTCGAGATCCACGGCCTCTACACCCTCATCAACCTGCCGCACATCAACCAGGTCTACATGATCTTCCGCGCCGACCTCGACGGCGGCTTCGACGCCGGCCCCGAGAGCCTGGAGGTGGCGCTGTTCGAGGAGCACGAGATTCCCTGGGGCGAACTCGCCTTCCCGACCATCGAGCGCACCCTGCGCCACTTCTACGACGATCGGCGGGAGGATGCCTTCCCCCTGCACGTCAGCGACATCACCCCCGAGGACCGCGAGCGCTACTTTGGCAGCGCCTGA
- a CDS encoding CoA pyrophosphatase: MLDNLRERLQAHRPRRVGLRLPEAAVLLPIVDRPEPTLLFTRRADHLNTHSGQVAFPGGKREPQDADLLATALRESREEIALPPERVELLGRLSDVISLHGLRVTPWVGVIPPDLPLTPDPSELDAIFEVPLSHFLEDQRTHTDVIRVDGRDYYVPSYSTDGHVIWGLSAMMLVELLAEGFEMPISLFKRPPGELLYLPERGVTRP, translated from the coding sequence ATGTTAGATAACCTTCGCGAACGCCTGCAAGCACACCGGCCGCGCCGGGTCGGGCTGCGCCTGCCCGAGGCGGCGGTGCTGCTGCCCATCGTCGACCGGCCCGAACCGACCCTGCTGTTCACCCGGCGCGCCGATCACCTCAACACCCACAGCGGCCAGGTGGCCTTCCCCGGCGGCAAGCGCGAACCCCAGGACGCCGACCTGCTGGCCACGGCCCTGCGCGAGTCCCGGGAGGAGATCGCCCTGCCCCCGGAGCGCGTGGAGCTGCTCGGCCGGCTGTCGGACGTGATCTCGCTGCACGGCCTGCGGGTCACGCCCTGGGTGGGCGTTATCCCGCCCGACCTGCCGCTGACCCCCGACCCCAGCGAGCTCGATGCCATCTTCGAGGTGCCGCTGTCACACTTCCTGGAGGACCAGCGCACCCATACCGACGTGATCCGGGTGGACGGCCGTGACTACTACGTGCCCAGCTACAGCACCGACGGCCACGTGATCTGGGGGCTCTCGGCCATGATGCTGGTGGAGCTTCTCGCCGAGGGGTTCGAGATGCCGATCAGCCTCTTCAAGCGCCCGCCGGGGGAACTGCTCTACCTCCCCGAACGCGGAGTCACCCGTCCATGA
- a CDS encoding YHS domain-containing (seleno)protein — protein sequence MKRMNWWRAAVLVAGLAWSLGAMADGRIFTREGLAIGGTDPVAYFTEGRPVEGSPDYQLEWGDATWQFASAEHRDRFAADPEAYAPQYGGWCAWAAARGEAASTVPEAWKIVDDKLYLNYSRFIQWRWERDIPGFIEAADAHWPDIFEK from the coding sequence ATGAAACGTATGAATTGGTGGAGGGCCGCCGTCCTGGTGGCCGGGCTGGCCTGGTCGCTGGGGGCCATGGCCGACGGGCGCATCTTCACGCGCGAGGGCCTTGCCATCGGCGGCACGGACCCGGTGGCCTACTTCACCGAGGGCCGGCCGGTGGAAGGCTCGCCCGACTATCAGCTGGAGTGGGGTGATGCCACCTGGCAGTTCGCCTCGGCCGAGCATCGCGACCGCTTCGCGGCCGACCCCGAGGCCTATGCCCCGCAGTATGGCGGCTGGTGCGCCTGGGCCGCGGCCCGTGGGGAGGCCGCCTCGACGGTGCCCGAGGCGTGGAAGATCGTCGACGACAAGCTCTACCTGAACTACAGCCGCTTCATCCAGTGGCGCTGGGAGCGCGACATTCCCGGCTTCATCGAGGCCGCCGACGCCCACTGGCCGGATATCTTCGAGAAGTGA
- a CDS encoding response regulator transcription factor: MPDKPCIAVVDDDQALRDSLTWLLDSVGLATVAFGDGEAFLAASPSRLDAVLLDVRMPGLSGLQVQQRLLECDPDLPVIFMTGHGDVPMAVQALKAGAFDFIEKPFNHQQLIDTVQQALARHRQRRQSQARLEALRERYAGLRPKEQQILVHVAEGMTSREIAAHLAISAKTVEVYRLRAMKALGAANLAELVRLCVALGLVDPLPDEPSSS, translated from the coding sequence GTGCCCGACAAGCCATGTATCGCCGTGGTCGACGACGACCAGGCCCTGCGCGACTCCCTGACCTGGCTGCTGGACTCGGTGGGCCTGGCCACCGTCGCGTTCGGCGACGGCGAGGCCTTCCTCGCCGCCTCCCCCTCGCGCCTCGACGCCGTGCTGCTCGACGTGCGCATGCCCGGCCTCTCCGGCCTGCAGGTGCAGCAGCGCCTGCTCGAGTGCGACCCTGACCTGCCGGTGATCTTCATGACCGGCCACGGCGATGTGCCCATGGCCGTGCAGGCGCTCAAGGCCGGCGCCTTCGACTTCATCGAGAAGCCCTTCAACCACCAGCAGCTGATCGACACGGTCCAGCAGGCCCTCGCCCGGCACCGCCAGCGTCGCCAGTCCCAGGCGCGGCTCGAGGCGCTGCGCGAGCGCTACGCGGGCCTGCGGCCGAAGGAACAGCAGATCCTGGTGCACGTGGCCGAGGGCATGACCAGCCGCGAGATCGCCGCCCACCTGGCCATCAGCGCCAAGACGGTGGAGGTCTATCGCCTGCGCGCCATGAAGGCCCTGGGCGCCGCCAACCTGGCCGAGCTGGTGCGGCTCTGCGTGGCGCTGGGGCTGGTCGATCCCCTGCCGGACGAGCCCTCCTCTTCCTGA
- a CDS encoding alpha/beta hydrolase, translated as MLFITNRFPTQSIRTRVDRPFNFDLKNNAASNSVYYCEEVGEGQYEEVGSKAFLRRLKEANARQVLIYIHGFANMPDDVLRATREFQALCDASEPGEVLVVPLIWPCDNDLGIVKDYWDDQESADLSAFSFARVLQRFLDWREGDQYEAAPTPCLKRINVLAHSMGNRVLRETLRLWRKYYLPGGVPLLFRNTFLIAADIVNESLEEGHSGEPITHASRNVTVYFASDDLALRASKASNLRNRIASRRLGHSGPEDMSKVARNVFAVDCDDVNTRYDFPKGHSYFRSGEVYGEPGVVFLHLFGALRSGRVFPEDETRRMTILRD; from the coding sequence ATGCTGTTCATTACCAACCGTTTTCCCACCCAGAGCATCCGCACCCGGGTGGATCGCCCCTTCAACTTCGATCTCAAGAACAACGCGGCCAGCAACTCCGTCTACTACTGCGAGGAGGTCGGGGAGGGGCAGTACGAGGAGGTCGGCAGCAAGGCCTTCCTGCGGCGCCTCAAGGAGGCCAATGCCCGCCAGGTGCTGATCTACATCCACGGCTTCGCCAACATGCCCGATGACGTGCTCCGCGCGACCCGCGAGTTCCAGGCCCTCTGCGATGCCAGCGAGCCCGGCGAGGTGTTGGTGGTGCCGCTGATCTGGCCGTGCGACAACGACCTGGGCATCGTGAAGGACTACTGGGACGACCAGGAGTCGGCCGACCTGAGCGCCTTCTCCTTCGCCCGGGTGCTGCAGCGCTTCCTGGACTGGCGGGAGGGCGACCAGTACGAGGCGGCCCCCACCCCCTGCCTCAAGCGCATCAACGTGCTGGCCCACTCCATGGGCAACCGGGTGCTGAGGGAGACGCTGCGGCTGTGGCGCAAGTACTACCTGCCGGGCGGCGTGCCGCTGCTGTTTCGCAACACCTTCCTGATCGCCGCGGATATCGTCAACGAATCCCTGGAGGAGGGGCACTCCGGCGAGCCCATCACCCACGCCTCGCGCAACGTCACCGTCTACTTCGCCTCCGACGACCTGGCCCTGCGCGCCAGCAAGGCCTCGAACCTGCGCAATCGCATTGCTTCCCGTCGCCTCGGCCACTCCGGACCGGAGGACATGTCGAAGGTGGCGCGCAACGTCTTCGCCGTGGACTGCGACGACGTCAACACCCGCTACGACTTCCCCAAGGGGCACTCCTACTTCCGCTCGGGCGAGGTCTACGGCGAGCCCGGGGTGGTGTTCCTGCACCTGTTCGGCGCGCTGCGCAGCGGCCGCGTCTTCCCCGAGGACGAGACGCGTCGCATGACCATCCTGCGTGACTGA
- a CDS encoding 2OG-Fe(II) oxygenase produces MMQSDAFATALPRERLAELVDALVENGWYVGEDFIPAELCAELYQELGAMADQEALDAAGIGRGQEHALRRDIRGDAIRWLDRESQARRRYLEAMGELQQELNQALFLGLFEYEAHFAHYPPGAFYRRHLDSFRGRANRVVSTVGYLNPDWPDDGGGEMVIFDAEDPEREVARVRPQAGTFACFLSDSVPHEVLPTRLPRASIAGWFRRNASLGGLVDPAR; encoded by the coding sequence ATGATGCAGAGTGACGCCTTCGCCACCGCCCTGCCCCGCGAGCGTCTGGCCGAGCTGGTCGATGCCCTGGTGGAGAACGGCTGGTACGTCGGCGAGGACTTCATCCCCGCCGAGCTGTGCGCCGAGCTGTACCAGGAGCTCGGCGCCATGGCCGACCAGGAGGCCCTGGACGCCGCCGGCATCGGCCGTGGCCAGGAGCATGCCCTGCGCCGGGACATCCGCGGCGACGCCATTCGCTGGCTGGACCGCGAGAGCCAGGCCAGGCGCCGCTACCTCGAGGCCATGGGCGAGCTGCAGCAGGAGCTCAACCAGGCGCTCTTCCTGGGCCTCTTCGAGTACGAGGCGCACTTCGCCCACTACCCGCCCGGCGCCTTCTACCGGCGCCACCTCGACAGCTTCCGCGGCCGCGCCAACCGGGTGGTCTCCACCGTGGGCTACCTGAACCCCGACTGGCCCGACGACGGCGGCGGCGAGATGGTGATCTTCGACGCCGAGGACCCGGAGCGTGAGGTGGCGCGGGTGCGACCGCAGGCCGGCACCTTCGCCTGCTTCCTCTCCGACAGCGTGCCCCACGAGGTGCTGCCCACCCGCCTGCCGCGGGCCAGCATCGCCGGCTGGTTCCGGCGCAATGCCTCGCTGGGAGGCCTCGTGGACCCGGCGCGCTGA
- a CDS encoding SDR family NAD(P)-dependent oxidoreductase: MPIAMITGATSGFGRAAARRFAADGWSLILTGRRTERLEALKKELGDSVEVLALTLDVRDAQAVARAVDELPEAFRGVTCLVNNAGLALAPKPAQEVELADWHTMIDTNVTGLVNVTHAMLPLLIETGRGASIVNIGSVAGSWPYPGGHVYGATKAFVEQFGYNLRCDLKGTGVRVTDISPGMAETEFTLVRTKGDQGASDELYRGTTPLQAEDIAEQIFHVATLPPHININRMEVMPTRQTWSPFTIDRD; this comes from the coding sequence ATGCCCATCGCCATGATCACCGGCGCGACCTCGGGCTTCGGTCGCGCCGCCGCCCGCCGCTTCGCCGCCGATGGCTGGTCGCTGATCCTCACCGGCCGCCGCACCGAGCGGCTGGAGGCGCTGAAAAAGGAGCTCGGCGACAGCGTCGAGGTGCTGGCCCTCACCCTGGACGTGCGGGATGCCCAGGCGGTGGCCCGCGCCGTCGACGAGCTGCCCGAAGCCTTCCGCGGGGTCACCTGCCTGGTCAACAACGCCGGCCTGGCGCTGGCGCCCAAGCCCGCCCAGGAGGTCGAGCTGGCCGACTGGCACACCATGATCGACACCAACGTCACCGGCCTGGTCAACGTCACCCATGCCATGCTGCCGCTGCTGATCGAGACGGGCCGCGGGGCGAGCATCGTCAACATCGGCTCGGTCGCCGGCAGCTGGCCCTATCCCGGCGGCCACGTCTACGGCGCCACCAAGGCGTTCGTCGAGCAGTTCGGCTACAACCTGCGCTGCGACCTGAAGGGCACCGGCGTGAGGGTCACCGACATCTCGCCGGGGATGGCCGAGACCGAGTTCACCCTGGTGCGCACCAAGGGCGACCAGGGCGCCTCGGATGAGCTGTACCGCGGCACCACGCCGCTACAGGCCGAGGACATCGCCGAACAGATCTTCCACGTGGCGACGCTGCCCCCCCACATCAACATCAACCGCATGGAGGTGATGCCGACGCGCCAGACCTGGTCGCCCTTCACCATCGATCGGGATTGA